In Clostridium sp. SY8519, one genomic interval encodes:
- a CDS encoding HEAT repeat domain-containing protein, whose amino-acid sequence METGRKQALLQECYNRLKRREEIRENLILLKKELKDPQGMLLWKQISGGDADSIMRCLSDQDPKVRKNAAQILGALRVADAVDVLMDAYEAEDRRFVRPAYLQALRGMDCSEYLPDLKKRLKELTEQPAAADEKKHLREEIHALAELLQSQEGAGHRFQGYGQTHRVFLKTEHPFVKGVADRITEKHKVMKSGVLTETAQLKELMQIRSVDEFLFLLTARKLPADLSDLAKELMEEGLGTFLEKNHSGTGPFCFRIEMLGVADPEEKRRLVKEAAEKLEEASRFFLINSPSGYEVEIRLIRGQDRRWVSFLKLYTPEDSRFRYRRGWVAAGMQPHVAAGLLDLAQPWLKEHAQVLDPFCGAGIWLIERNYRSPSRSAYGIDTFGEAIDKARINAETAHMPIHFVHRDFFDFRHEYLFDEILADMPEIAGASRETLDQFYERFFRKAKTHLTENGIILCYSREMGRIKKQLRIQKEYRLIAEYEINARSGRYFFVIGRRKGNGGQQQERH is encoded by the coding sequence ATGGAAACAGGCAGGAAACAGGCGCTGCTGCAGGAATGTTATAACCGCCTGAAACGCAGAGAGGAAATCAGGGAAAATCTGATTTTGTTAAAAAAAGAACTGAAGGACCCCCAGGGGATGCTTCTCTGGAAACAGATCAGCGGGGGAGATGCTGACAGCATCATGCGCTGCCTGTCGGATCAGGATCCGAAGGTCAGAAAGAACGCGGCGCAGATCCTGGGGGCACTTCGTGTTGCGGATGCGGTGGATGTGCTTATGGATGCCTATGAAGCCGAAGACAGGAGATTTGTGCGCCCCGCATATCTGCAGGCGCTGCGCGGAATGGACTGTTCCGAATATTTGCCGGACCTGAAAAAGCGTCTGAAGGAACTGACGGAACAGCCGGCGGCGGCAGATGAAAAGAAACATCTGCGGGAGGAAATCCACGCCCTGGCCGAACTGCTTCAGTCACAGGAAGGAGCCGGACACAGGTTTCAGGGATACGGACAGACCCATCGGGTTTTTCTGAAAACAGAGCATCCCTTTGTCAAAGGGGTGGCGGATCGGATAACCGAAAAACATAAGGTTATGAAAAGCGGGGTACTGACTGAAACCGCGCAGCTGAAGGAACTGATGCAGATCCGGTCGGTTGACGAGTTTTTGTTCCTTCTGACTGCGCGGAAGCTCCCGGCGGATCTTTCAGATCTGGCGAAAGAGCTGATGGAGGAAGGCCTCGGCACATTTCTGGAAAAAAACCACAGCGGTACTGGCCCGTTCTGCTTCCGGATCGAGATGCTGGGGGTGGCGGATCCGGAAGAAAAGCGGCGTCTGGTCAAAGAAGCGGCGGAAAAGCTGGAAGAAGCCAGCCGGTTTTTCCTGATCAACTCACCTTCCGGCTATGAGGTGGAAATCCGGCTGATCCGGGGACAGGACAGACGCTGGGTATCTTTCCTGAAACTGTATACCCCGGAAGACAGCCGGTTCCGGTACCGGCGCGGCTGGGTGGCCGCCGGAATGCAGCCCCATGTGGCTGCCGGCCTGCTGGATTTGGCGCAGCCCTGGCTGAAGGAACACGCGCAGGTGCTGGATCCATTCTGCGGCGCGGGAATCTGGCTCATCGAACGCAACTACAGGAGTCCGTCCCGCAGTGCCTACGGCATTGATACATTCGGAGAGGCCATTGATAAGGCGCGGATCAACGCGGAGACCGCGCATATGCCGATTCATTTTGTGCACAGGGACTTCTTTGATTTCCGTCATGAGTATCTGTTTGATGAGATCCTGGCAGACATGCCGGAGATTGCGGGAGCTTCCCGGGAAACGCTGGATCAGTTTTATGAAAGATTCTTCCGGAAGGCCAAAACCCACCTGACAGAGAATGGAATTATCCTGTGTTATTCCAGGGAAATGGGACGGATCAAGAAACAGCTGCGGATACAGAAGGAATACCGACTGATTGCGGAATATGAGATCAATGCCAGAAGCGGCAGGTATTTTTTCGTGATCGGGAGAAGAAAAGGAAACGGCGGACAGCAGCAGGAGAGGCATTGA
- a CDS encoding transporter substrate-binding domain-containing protein has product MKKKIISVMLTAAMAVGMLTACGSSSDKGGSAGSSASSDKTSVSAQEETMTADQARKQESGRTKLVLGFDAEYPPYGYMADDGSYTGFDIELAKAVCKLEGWKLVPTPINWDSKDQTLNSGEIDCIWNGFTINGREKDYTWSEPYVNNTQVIVVSAKSDISKLSDLSGKTVGVQAASAALSVLEDSQKKLADSFAALNQFADYNVAFTELQGGSLDALAIDVGVAQYQIKKRGTSDYRILDEKLNSEQYGVGFKKGNTALAAIINDDMNKLAANGTVTKLAKKYDIADMICLDTGKSSSSKKDAK; this is encoded by the coding sequence ATGAAAAAGAAGATTATCAGTGTCATGCTGACAGCAGCGATGGCGGTTGGTATGCTGACAGCCTGCGGCTCTTCATCCGACAAGGGAGGATCAGCAGGAAGCAGCGCATCGTCTGACAAGACATCAGTATCCGCACAGGAGGAGACGATGACCGCAGACCAGGCAAGAAAGCAGGAGTCCGGCAGGACCAAGCTGGTGCTGGGATTTGACGCGGAGTACCCGCCTTATGGATATATGGCGGACGACGGCAGCTATACCGGATTTGACATCGAGCTGGCCAAGGCAGTCTGCAAGCTGGAAGGCTGGAAGCTGGTGCCAACGCCGATCAACTGGGATTCCAAAGACCAGACACTGAATTCCGGGGAAATTGACTGCATCTGGAACGGATTTACCATCAACGGCAGAGAAAAGGATTATACCTGGTCAGAGCCCTATGTAAACAATACACAGGTGATTGTAGTAAGCGCGAAATCCGACATTTCCAAGCTCAGTGATCTTTCCGGCAAGACGGTGGGCGTACAGGCGGCTTCCGCAGCCCTGTCCGTTCTGGAAGATTCCCAGAAAAAACTGGCAGACAGCTTCGCAGCTTTGAATCAGTTCGCGGATTACAATGTAGCGTTTACAGAACTGCAGGGCGGTTCTTTGGATGCGCTGGCCATTGATGTGGGTGTGGCGCAGTACCAGATCAAAAAACGGGGCACAAGTGACTACAGGATCCTGGACGAAAAGCTGAATTCCGAACAGTACGGCGTCGGATTCAAAAAAGGCAATACCGCCCTGGCAGCAATCATCAACGATGATATGAACAAGCTGGCAGCAAATGGAACGGTCACCAAACTTGCCAAGAAATATGATATTGCGGATATGATCTGTCTGGATACCGGCAAGAGCAGCTCCTCGAAAAAGGACGCGAAATAA
- a CDS encoding amino acid ABC transporter permease, which translates to MSFSVMMQQMGHGMITSIGIFLWTIILSMPFGLLICFGRMSKNPILRNIIKIYISIMRGTPLMLQLMVWYFGSFYLFQASLPPKILAIIVGFVLNYGAYFAEIYRSGIESIPPGQYEAARIMGYTSRQTFTKIIFPQMMKRVLPAITNEVITLVKDTSLAFAISYMELFSVAKAISAAQTSMVPFVVAAVFYYVFNYVVAFVMECIEKKMNYYH; encoded by the coding sequence ATGAGTTTTTCTGTGATGATGCAGCAGATGGGGCATGGAATGATCACATCCATCGGAATTTTTCTTTGGACCATCATCCTGTCCATGCCGTTCGGCCTGCTGATCTGTTTTGGGCGGATGTCCAAAAACCCGATTCTGCGCAATATAATCAAAATCTATATCTCCATCATGCGCGGCACGCCGCTGATGCTGCAGCTAATGGTATGGTATTTTGGCAGCTTTTATCTCTTCCAGGCAAGCCTCCCGCCGAAAATTCTTGCAATTATTGTGGGATTTGTGCTGAATTACGGCGCGTATTTCGCGGAGATCTATCGGTCCGGCATCGAATCCATTCCGCCGGGACAGTATGAAGCGGCGCGCATTATGGGATATACTTCCAGACAGACCTTTACGAAAATCATTTTTCCGCAGATGATGAAACGGGTGCTGCCGGCCATCACCAACGAGGTGATTACACTGGTAAAAGACACCTCCCTTGCCTTTGCCATTTCTTATATGGAGCTGTTCAGCGTAGCCAAGGCAATTTCCGCGGCGCAGACTTCCATGGTTCCTTTTGTTGTGGCGGCAGTATTCTATTATGTATTTAACTATGTGGTGGCATTCGTGATGGAATGCATCGAGAAGAAGATGAACTATTATCACTAA
- a CDS encoding amino acid ABC transporter ATP-binding protein, which produces MNILEMNHIKKSFGDNEVLKDISIRVKEGEILSIIGPSGSGKSTLLRCATLLEKIDEGEILYLGERSVFKDASGRLVWPNGEQEKRLHSIYSLVFQNFNLFPHFSVLKNVMDAPVNVQKRSREEVRKEAMEILAKVGLEDKADSYPCELSGGQQQRVAIARALALNPKIIFFDEPTSALDPQLTGEVLKVIRQLAEMHMTMVIVTHEMTFARDISDKIVFMKNGYVDAYGTPEEVFNAEGNIQEFLGAYGDVMN; this is translated from the coding sequence ATGAATATTCTTGAAATGAATCATATTAAAAAGAGCTTTGGTGATAATGAAGTGCTGAAGGATATCAGCATCCGGGTGAAGGAAGGGGAGATCCTTTCCATCATCGGCCCGTCCGGATCCGGCAAATCCACGCTCCTTCGCTGCGCGACACTTCTGGAAAAGATTGACGAAGGGGAGATCCTCTATCTGGGCGAGCGCAGTGTCTTCAAAGACGCTTCCGGCAGACTGGTGTGGCCGAACGGAGAACAGGAGAAACGGCTGCATTCCATTTACAGCCTGGTATTTCAGAATTTTAACCTGTTCCCCCATTTTTCCGTGCTGAAAAATGTCATGGACGCGCCGGTGAATGTGCAGAAGCGCAGCCGTGAGGAAGTCAGGAAAGAAGCCATGGAAATCCTGGCAAAAGTGGGCCTGGAAGACAAAGCGGATTCCTATCCCTGTGAACTGTCCGGCGGCCAGCAGCAGCGGGTGGCCATTGCCCGGGCGCTGGCGCTGAACCCGAAAATTATCTTTTTTGATGAACCGACGTCCGCGCTGGATCCGCAGCTGACCGGGGAAGTGCTGAAAGTTATCCGGCAGCTGGCGGAAATGCATATGACCATGGTGATTGTAACCCATGAAATGACCTTTGCCCGGGATATCTCCGATAAAATCGTATTTATGAAAAACGGGTATGTCGATGCTTACGGCACGCCGGAGGAAGTGTTTAATGCCGAAGGAAATATTCAGGAGTTTCTTGGCGCATACGGAGATGTGATGAATTAA